A part of Paenarthrobacter sp. A20 genomic DNA contains:
- a CDS encoding PH domain-containing protein, producing MRKELLPGEQVITITRQQSRSLFFPVLVFVLAPALTGYACAWIVKGNAQRVAPFITVEWTPWLMGICVVLAAWLLIGYSLKRVLRWRSIRYILTSRRILAKFGMFRRRDWQVSLMAVRNVGVHQSMLQRSLHSGNISLDTGHSGTAVLADVPEVGKFRGFILDAMDELPQGEVFEGQVLTDYDQLPWELREGGRDER from the coding sequence ATGCGTAAAGAGCTGCTTCCGGGGGAGCAGGTCATCACCATCACGCGGCAACAGTCGCGTTCCCTCTTCTTTCCCGTCCTGGTCTTCGTACTTGCTCCAGCCCTGACCGGCTACGCCTGCGCCTGGATTGTGAAGGGCAATGCCCAGCGGGTCGCTCCATTCATTACAGTGGAATGGACTCCCTGGCTGATGGGCATCTGTGTGGTGCTCGCAGCGTGGTTGTTGATTGGCTACAGCCTCAAGCGCGTGCTGCGCTGGCGCTCCATCAGGTACATCTTGACGAGCAGGCGGATACTTGCCAAATTCGGAATGTTTCGGCGTCGCGATTGGCAGGTTTCACTGATGGCGGTCCGCAACGTGGGCGTTCATCAGAGCATGCTCCAACGGTCATTGCACTCGGGGAATATATCCTTGGATACCGGGCACTCCGGGACAGCCGTTCTGGCGGACGTTCCCGAGGTTGGAAAATTCAGGGGCTTCATTCTTGACGCGATGGACGAACTCCCGCAAGGTGAGGTTTTTGAGGGCCAAGTATTGACGGATTATGACCAGTTGCCATGGGAGCTGAGAGAAGGTGGAAGAGATGAGCGTTGA
- a CDS encoding adenylate/guanylate cyclase domain-containing protein: MSVEDQQSGEDLDQEFDAVPEPSVDEDTDAGPAPVPVQTGPPTGVMSAERLAIKALESKLLGGERKLRRREVAAGAGVSILSARKIWRALGFPNFGDEDVAFTERDQAALSTILDLVRAGILTEEAAISVTRSIGQMTDRMVVWQIEALVEDMVSEQGIPDAVARKQLVGQLPALVDSLEEILVYSYRRQLNAGVQRLAVRAEAGLQASEEGREGDEDDSPLPLARAVGFADLVSYTSLSRRMNEKTLAQLVQRFENKCAEIISVGGGRLVKTVGDEVLYIAETPAAGAEISLALAQAFTEDEILPQCRVSMVWGRILSRLGDIYGPTVNLAARLTTLAQPGTVLVDAMTAAALGQDDRFVLVPQKSENVRGFGEIHPVMLARGRGKGLVLD, from the coding sequence ATGAGCGTTGAGGATCAGCAGTCCGGCGAGGACTTGGACCAGGAGTTCGACGCCGTCCCCGAACCTTCCGTGGATGAGGATACGGATGCCGGGCCTGCTCCGGTACCGGTGCAGACGGGTCCACCCACTGGGGTGATGTCCGCCGAACGCCTTGCTATTAAGGCGCTGGAGTCGAAGTTGCTTGGCGGCGAACGCAAGCTCCGCCGTCGCGAAGTCGCAGCCGGCGCAGGCGTATCCATTCTGTCCGCACGAAAAATTTGGCGTGCCCTCGGGTTCCCGAACTTCGGCGACGAAGACGTTGCCTTTACCGAGCGGGACCAAGCCGCGCTGTCCACCATCCTGGACCTCGTCAGGGCAGGGATCCTTACCGAGGAAGCTGCTATCTCGGTCACCCGTTCCATCGGGCAGATGACGGACCGCATGGTGGTCTGGCAGATCGAAGCCCTGGTGGAGGACATGGTGTCCGAGCAGGGGATTCCGGATGCGGTGGCCCGTAAGCAACTCGTGGGCCAGTTGCCGGCCTTGGTGGATTCCCTCGAAGAGATCCTTGTTTATTCATACCGCCGCCAGCTGAATGCAGGAGTGCAGCGCCTCGCGGTGAGGGCCGAGGCAGGGCTGCAGGCGAGTGAGGAAGGCCGCGAGGGCGACGAAGATGACTCCCCGTTGCCCCTGGCGCGCGCAGTGGGCTTCGCGGACCTCGTCTCATACACCAGCCTTTCGCGTCGCATGAACGAAAAGACCCTAGCCCAACTGGTGCAGCGCTTTGAGAACAAGTGCGCCGAGATTATTTCCGTGGGTGGCGGACGCCTGGTCAAGACCGTGGGTGACGAAGTCCTCTACATCGCGGAAACGCCTGCGGCCGGGGCCGAGATTTCGTTGGCACTGGCCCAAGCTTTCACTGAGGACGAGATCCTTCCCCAGTGCCGCGTTTCCATGGTCTGGGGCCGCATTCTATCCAGGCTGGGTGACATCTACGGACCCACGGTGAACCTCGCCGCCCGGCTCACCACCTTGGCCCAGCCCGGTACGGTCCTGGTGGACGCGATGACAGCCGCTGCGCTGGGGCAGGATGACCGTTTTGTCCTGGTTCCGCAGAAGTCGGAGAATGTCCGTGGCTTCGGTGAGATCCATCCTGTGATGCTGGCCCGCGGCCGCGGCAAGGGCCTGGTGCTGGACTAG
- a CDS encoding Ig-like domain-containing protein has product MALPDGSGKRRAKNRRRKAIATTAFTAAAAVLVTGAILYPGFKTTEVELNDGGVWVVSKTKNAAGRLNYPSKSLDGAVTPASTNFDILQQAGDIIIDDSDGGTINPVSAANMRLGGDQKLPGSAEVSFGNKVLAVTDPSKGKVWAVSPTSIGGFSDESEPLFEQSPGVVSVVGVDDTIHTLDPKTGTLTATKVDVDGQAVDSQVRKDDALKADGEVQLAAVGDKAVVLNETSGDIVLPGGSKVHLDDARDAKLQQSGPAADFVAVATPKALLLQPLDGGTAKTVQADGQGIPAAPVHLGSCTYAAWSGANKYVRDCTNEADNRRSDVPKASASPSYVFRVNRDLVVLNDVNSGNVWMVNQNMQLVNNWDDVIPPQQTSDDAEKDSADEVQQTVLPDRSKPNTVPVAKPDSFGVRAGKTTVLPVLDNDADADGDVLTVSTSEPLKSGALSAVYGGTGFQIAVPAGTAGSETFKYSVDDGRGGTGAADVDLRIVPAEENNAPQPKPNRNNALVVQSGKIASQFVLTDWLDPDGDDIFAVAVSSSDPADQVRIRPDGLLTFQDSGAGPGRKTLTVSVSDGSMTTQGQISVDVRAPGALPPIANADHVVAVAGQDTVIAPLKNDTDPQGGTLRLAQAQPDPQSTAVVGPDQQTFTFNSASVGPHYVTYMVTNGPASAQQLVRVDVVSGNSEGAPVAVRDIALLPSGGSTVVDVLGNDSDPSGGVLVVQSVTAADGLPVSVAVLDHSVVKITDIRAQGQLSLKYTISNGKASATGDISVQVVPAPTKLQAPQAKPDEVSVRAGDVVTIPVLDNDTDPNGGELTLDPVLAQQPDATAGRIFVAGNTLRYIAGEEPTTVYAIYKVSNASGQTDSQQVTIRIRARDDATNTRPEPRNLTARVVAGMTVKIPVPLDGIDADGDSVQLIGIDKAPELGTAILRDGYLEFTAGGTSAGTDTFSYRVRDRIGAENTGTVIVGIAPAEADNQKPIAVDDVIDVRPGRRVAVNALKNDSDPDGDPIALVSTFEAKPELQVEAAAGKVVLTAPGAAGTDSISYRIQDDKKAEASAVIRVQTSPTAPLHAPVAVDDRITLAETLGKTAVDVPVLKNDSDPDGVAEDLTLSLPDGNPNARVGTAGNVVVTLLPQDHLIPYTVTDIDGQSATAVMWIPGQGLQYPTLSTTDVVEVTAGEEVTLALQDHVKVREGRQPRITVADKIRVLGGDSANVIAGDGSALRYAAQPEYVGPGSITFEVTDGSGPDDAEGLKSTLTIMTKVLPNPNANHAPTFSGAAIEAPKGDTTELDLANLAADVDEQDQGKLAFSLDGDLPGGFDARVEGTVLKITPGGSLNPGARGTVPLKVTDGRSEPVKAAVTVSVVSSNRPKPAANDDVVDKANAGKSETVNVLGNDFNPFNEPLTVVSAVVETGSASGAPAIAGDSITVTPADGFKGVLVVRYTIKDKTDDPSRQAVGRVRITVRDKPDAPSAPVATDVRSKTAVLKWAPPSDNGAAITKYTVKAAGFQQECPTTTCTLTGLTNNVKYVFTVVATNEVGESQPSVPSNEITPDEKPSPPDVPTIKAGDKDLAITWTPAKTEGSPVKHYNLEISPPPANGIAVKNEVTGLSYTWPGLTNGVKYKVRAQAVNDLGPSDWGLYSAEDHPAGIPGTPAPPSTTVLSALGSRNQLRVDWSEPGINGDPIKSYYVTMSGGSGTTQTQTVPGNVRTATFEVATDQSAYTFTVQAENKAGKSLVSAASAPRRATGKLGTVQNVSATPANTGAAGGQLTINFTALGDTQRNGSKANEVSYTYSAGGRSGAIQPGQTVGGFANGQPTSVTVMAHSTVAPSSDASKAATATPFGAPGTPSASGSNGAVNQKSVTFNWSSPSPSTNDVKTTKIRIDNGGWETVGASGSRTINTAGWEETHSIAVQTFNSLGTGGAVASASAKSGRQGEWTTTMNPGAVVRSCSFTLGGANYDPNRKTCDGQSNNTPPWMASADQGAIVVRCYIDQTDNWTGMHRWWRIESGSYRNVGRYIIAGHTHLGDPAGIGAPPC; this is encoded by the coding sequence ATGGCTCTGCCTGATGGGTCCGGAAAACGCCGTGCCAAAAACCGCCGGCGCAAAGCCATCGCAACCACGGCCTTCACGGCGGCAGCAGCTGTCCTGGTGACTGGTGCCATCCTTTACCCGGGGTTCAAGACCACCGAGGTGGAACTCAACGACGGCGGCGTCTGGGTGGTCAGCAAGACCAAGAATGCTGCCGGGCGCCTTAACTATCCTTCGAAGTCCTTGGATGGAGCAGTGACCCCCGCCAGCACCAACTTCGACATCCTCCAGCAGGCCGGTGACATCATCATTGATGACTCCGATGGCGGAACCATCAACCCTGTCAGCGCCGCCAACATGCGCCTCGGCGGCGACCAAAAACTACCAGGCTCCGCAGAGGTGAGCTTCGGCAACAAAGTACTGGCTGTCACTGACCCGTCCAAGGGCAAGGTCTGGGCCGTTTCGCCCACCTCCATCGGCGGTTTCAGCGACGAATCGGAACCCTTGTTCGAACAGTCCCCGGGCGTCGTGTCCGTGGTGGGTGTGGATGACACCATCCACACCCTGGACCCAAAAACGGGCACACTGACGGCAACCAAGGTGGACGTCGACGGTCAGGCCGTGGATTCGCAAGTCCGCAAAGACGACGCACTGAAGGCCGACGGCGAAGTCCAGTTGGCCGCGGTGGGCGACAAAGCAGTGGTGCTCAATGAAACCAGCGGCGACATCGTGCTGCCCGGCGGCAGCAAGGTGCACCTGGACGATGCCCGGGATGCCAAGCTGCAGCAGAGCGGTCCAGCCGCCGATTTCGTTGCCGTTGCCACTCCGAAGGCATTGCTCCTGCAACCCCTGGATGGCGGGACAGCCAAGACTGTCCAAGCGGACGGCCAGGGCATTCCGGCTGCGCCTGTTCATCTGGGATCCTGCACGTACGCCGCGTGGTCCGGTGCCAACAAGTACGTCCGCGACTGCACCAACGAGGCAGATAACAGGCGGTCCGACGTTCCCAAGGCGAGTGCATCGCCGTCGTACGTGTTCCGTGTCAACCGCGATCTCGTGGTGCTGAACGACGTCAACTCCGGCAACGTCTGGATGGTCAACCAGAACATGCAGTTGGTCAATAACTGGGACGACGTCATCCCACCCCAACAGACCTCGGACGACGCCGAGAAGGACTCCGCGGACGAAGTCCAGCAGACAGTCCTTCCGGACCGCAGCAAACCCAATACTGTACCGGTGGCCAAGCCTGATTCGTTTGGTGTCAGGGCTGGCAAGACCACCGTTCTGCCCGTCCTGGACAACGACGCCGATGCCGACGGCGATGTCCTCACAGTCAGCACCAGCGAGCCATTGAAGTCCGGCGCGTTGTCCGCCGTCTACGGTGGCACCGGCTTCCAGATCGCGGTTCCGGCAGGAACCGCGGGTTCGGAAACGTTCAAGTATTCGGTCGACGACGGCCGGGGCGGTACGGGGGCCGCGGACGTTGACCTGCGCATCGTGCCGGCGGAGGAAAACAACGCGCCGCAGCCCAAGCCCAACCGGAACAACGCCTTGGTGGTCCAGTCCGGGAAGATTGCCAGCCAGTTTGTCCTCACCGATTGGTTGGACCCCGACGGCGATGACATCTTTGCGGTAGCCGTCTCCAGCAGCGATCCCGCGGACCAGGTCCGGATCAGGCCGGACGGCCTGCTCACCTTCCAGGACTCAGGGGCGGGACCGGGCCGCAAAACACTGACCGTGAGTGTCTCGGACGGGTCCATGACCACCCAAGGACAGATCAGCGTGGACGTCCGTGCTCCCGGTGCGCTGCCGCCCATCGCGAACGCTGACCACGTGGTTGCGGTGGCGGGCCAGGATACGGTGATCGCCCCGCTCAAGAATGACACCGACCCCCAGGGCGGCACCTTGCGGCTGGCGCAAGCACAGCCGGATCCGCAGTCGACCGCGGTGGTCGGGCCGGACCAGCAGACGTTTACTTTCAATTCGGCGTCCGTGGGTCCCCACTACGTGACGTACATGGTGACCAACGGACCGGCGAGTGCGCAGCAACTGGTGCGCGTCGACGTCGTGTCCGGAAACAGCGAGGGTGCGCCGGTGGCTGTCCGCGATATAGCCCTCCTGCCCAGCGGTGGCAGCACCGTGGTTGACGTCCTGGGCAATGACTCGGACCCCAGCGGAGGCGTCCTGGTGGTCCAGTCGGTCACCGCGGCTGACGGGCTTCCTGTTTCCGTTGCAGTGCTGGATCACTCGGTGGTCAAGATCACGGACATCCGGGCCCAGGGCCAGCTCTCCCTGAAATACACGATCTCCAACGGCAAGGCGTCGGCAACGGGGGACATTTCCGTACAGGTTGTTCCGGCGCCTACCAAGCTTCAGGCACCGCAGGCCAAGCCGGACGAGGTATCCGTGCGTGCCGGTGATGTGGTGACCATCCCGGTCCTGGACAACGACACTGATCCCAACGGCGGAGAGTTGACCCTTGACCCCGTCCTGGCGCAGCAGCCTGACGCAACCGCCGGCAGGATCTTCGTTGCCGGGAACACGCTGCGGTACATCGCCGGCGAGGAGCCCACCACTGTATATGCGATCTATAAGGTCAGCAACGCCTCGGGCCAGACCGACTCGCAGCAAGTCACCATCCGGATCCGCGCCCGCGACGACGCCACGAACACCCGGCCCGAGCCCCGGAACCTGACTGCCAGGGTGGTTGCGGGGATGACGGTGAAGATTCCGGTCCCCTTGGACGGCATCGACGCCGATGGCGACTCCGTTCAGCTCATCGGTATCGACAAAGCTCCCGAACTGGGGACAGCGATTCTTCGTGACGGATACCTGGAGTTCACGGCTGGCGGCACGTCGGCCGGCACGGACACCTTCAGCTACCGTGTGCGGGATCGTATTGGTGCGGAGAACACCGGCACGGTGATCGTGGGCATTGCGCCCGCTGAAGCCGACAACCAGAAACCCATCGCCGTGGACGACGTCATTGATGTCCGGCCCGGCCGCCGGGTTGCGGTCAATGCCCTGAAGAACGACTCAGACCCCGACGGCGATCCCATAGCTTTGGTGTCGACGTTCGAGGCCAAACCGGAGCTGCAGGTTGAAGCTGCCGCGGGCAAGGTAGTGCTGACGGCACCCGGTGCAGCCGGTACGGACAGCATCAGCTACCGGATCCAGGACGACAAGAAGGCCGAAGCGTCCGCTGTCATCCGCGTCCAGACCAGCCCGACAGCGCCACTGCACGCTCCTGTGGCAGTGGATGACCGGATCACGCTCGCTGAGACCCTGGGCAAGACTGCCGTCGACGTTCCGGTGTTGAAGAACGACTCCGATCCCGACGGCGTGGCTGAAGACCTCACCCTCTCCCTGCCGGACGGAAACCCGAACGCCCGTGTGGGAACCGCAGGCAACGTGGTGGTGACGCTGCTGCCCCAGGACCACTTGATTCCTTACACGGTCACGGATATTGATGGTCAGTCGGCTACCGCAGTCATGTGGATTCCCGGCCAGGGACTCCAGTACCCAACACTTTCGACCACGGACGTCGTGGAGGTCACCGCGGGGGAGGAAGTCACTCTGGCCCTCCAGGACCATGTGAAGGTCAGGGAAGGCCGCCAGCCACGTATCACGGTCGCGGACAAGATCCGCGTCCTGGGCGGCGACTCCGCGAATGTCATTGCCGGTGACGGTAGCGCACTGAGGTACGCAGCCCAGCCGGAGTATGTGGGTCCCGGCTCCATCACCTTCGAAGTGACCGACGGCAGCGGTCCGGACGACGCGGAGGGCCTGAAATCAACCCTGACGATCATGACCAAGGTGCTGCCGAACCCCAACGCCAATCACGCCCCCACCTTCAGCGGAGCCGCGATTGAAGCGCCCAAGGGGGACACGACGGAACTGGACCTGGCCAACCTCGCCGCAGATGTTGATGAACAGGATCAAGGCAAACTCGCCTTCAGCCTGGACGGTGACCTGCCGGGCGGATTTGACGCGCGGGTGGAGGGCACCGTCCTGAAAATAACGCCGGGCGGTTCGCTCAACCCGGGAGCCCGCGGGACGGTGCCGCTCAAGGTCACCGACGGCCGCTCGGAGCCTGTGAAGGCTGCCGTCACAGTTTCAGTGGTCTCGTCCAACCGTCCGAAGCCGGCAGCCAACGACGACGTCGTGGACAAAGCCAACGCCGGTAAGTCCGAGACCGTCAACGTGCTGGGCAACGACTTCAACCCCTTCAACGAACCGTTGACTGTGGTCTCTGCCGTGGTTGAAACCGGGTCTGCATCAGGCGCCCCCGCGATTGCCGGGGACTCGATCACAGTGACGCCCGCCGATGGTTTCAAGGGGGTCCTGGTGGTCAGGTACACCATCAAGGACAAGACCGATGATCCCAGCCGGCAAGCAGTGGGTCGGGTGCGCATCACGGTGCGGGACAAGCCCGATGCTCCGTCGGCGCCCGTCGCAACCGACGTCCGCAGCAAGACGGCCGTGCTCAAGTGGGCACCGCCGTCGGACAATGGCGCAGCCATCACCAAGTACACGGTGAAAGCGGCCGGATTCCAGCAGGAATGCCCCACCACCACGTGCACGCTGACTGGACTGACCAACAATGTCAAGTACGTCTTCACTGTGGTTGCCACCAACGAGGTGGGCGAATCCCAGCCGTCCGTCCCGTCCAACGAGATCACTCCGGATGAGAAGCCATCGCCCCCGGACGTCCCCACCATCAAAGCCGGTGACAAAGACCTGGCCATCACCTGGACCCCCGCCAAAACCGAGGGCTCTCCGGTGAAGCACTACAACCTGGAGATCTCTCCGCCGCCGGCCAACGGCATCGCCGTCAAGAACGAGGTCACCGGCCTCAGCTACACGTGGCCCGGCCTGACCAACGGTGTGAAGTACAAGGTCCGCGCGCAGGCCGTCAATGACCTTGGCCCGTCCGACTGGGGGCTGTATTCCGCCGAGGACCACCCCGCCGGCATCCCCGGAACACCGGCGCCGCCGAGCACCACGGTGCTGTCCGCCCTCGGGTCCCGGAACCAGCTCCGCGTCGACTGGTCCGAGCCGGGCATCAATGGTGACCCCATCAAGAGCTATTACGTCACCATGAGTGGCGGCAGCGGAACCACCCAGACGCAGACCGTTCCGGGGAACGTCCGAACAGCCACCTTCGAGGTAGCCACCGACCAATCGGCGTATACGTTCACTGTTCAGGCTGAGAACAAAGCAGGCAAGAGCCTGGTCAGCGCGGCCTCAGCGCCACGCAGGGCAACAGGAAAGCTGGGTACTGTTCAAAACGTCAGTGCCACGCCGGCAAATACTGGCGCCGCCGGTGGCCAGCTCACCATCAACTTCACTGCCCTCGGCGATACCCAGCGCAACGGTTCCAAGGCCAACGAAGTCAGCTACACCTACTCCGCTGGCGGGCGTTCCGGTGCCATCCAGCCTGGGCAGACGGTAGGAGGCTTTGCCAACGGCCAGCCCACCAGTGTTACTGTCATGGCGCACTCCACGGTGGCGCCCAGTTCCGACGCCAGCAAAGCTGCTACGGCCACGCCTTTTGGTGCGCCGGGGACGCCGTCGGCGTCGGGGTCCAACGGTGCGGTGAACCAGAAATCTGTGACCTTCAACTGGTCGTCACCTTCACCATCCACCAACGACGTCAAGACGACGAAGATCCGCATCGACAACGGCGGCTGGGAGACTGTGGGCGCCTCTGGCAGCCGGACCATCAACACTGCCGGGTGGGAAGAGACGCACAGCATCGCCGTGCAGACCTTCAACTCGTTGGGAACCGGCGGCGCCGTGGCTTCGGCCAGTGCCAAGTCCGGGCGGCAAGGGGAATGGACCACCACCATGAACCCCGGAGCGGTGGTGAGGTCCTGCAGCTTTACGCTGGGCGGAGCCAACTACGACCCCAATAGAAAAACGTGCGACGGCCAAAGTAACAACACTCCACCCTGGATGGCTTCCGCCGATCAAGGCGCCATTGTGGTGCGTTGTTACATCGACCAAACAGATAACTGGACTGGTATGCACCGTTGGTGGCGCATCGAATCCGGGTCATACCGCAACGTTGGCCGGTACATCATCGCAGGTCACACCCACTTGGGAGACCCCGCAGGCATCGGAGCACCCCCGTGCTGA